The stretch of DNA CACAGCCTATGGAGGGAGACTTCTGACTGGAGGAGCCTCCTGAATAGAGGAGACGGGCATTAAAAGTGCAAGTTTCTGTAGTGATTATAGTGTGTTTGTGTGGAGTGAATGCGTGTTTGTGTGGACTGAATGTCTGTTTGTGTGGAGTGAATGATTTTGCAGTACTTACCTGCGCTCTTTTTTATGGTGCCATATCTGATTGAAACAAGAGGCACTGGTGGAACTGGGGTGAGTGTAAGggatggcactgctggtggagCTTAAGCGAAAGAAAAGGTGGAatgcaatgggaggcactgctggtgaGGCAAACAGAGATATGACAGCATACACATGGGTGCCATGAAGCTACAAGTGAaagctgcattcccttccattccattggaccccatgcagcctacagaccccggcttctgcagtctgagggatggagtgaaaaggaatgcagaGCCTACTGAGTAGCTCATGTTTATGATGCCATATCTTGTTGAAGAAGTTACCATTGGTGAAACTGCGGTGGGTGGCAGGTGAGGCACTGCTGGCGGAAGTGTGGTGGGCGGCAGGGGAGGCACTGTTGGTGAATTGTGGCATGGGAGGCACCACTGGTGGAAGGGCAGTATTTGGCAAGGGAGGCATCGCTGGTGGAATTAAAATGGAAGGATGGGCATAAGCTGCTGGTGGAATTGCTGTGGAAGTAAGGGCATACACTGCTGGTTAAGTTATGGCAGATGGAATTAAGGCACAACTGAGGTGTGTGAAAGAGAAGATGCGGCTGGTGGAGAGAAGGAGATGCATTGCTGGTCTTTACCTGAAAATGCTACTGGTGGAACGGCGGTAGCGCATGGAAGGGTCATCACTGGTGGAATTGTGATTTTGAAGAGGAGTTACCTAACTGGCGGTACAGCAGTGTTTGGAATTTTAGGAAACTGCTGCTGGTGTTGTTTGAGTTGCCTTTTCTGAACGCTTCCGAGACCCGTCTGCAAAAACAAAAGATTAAACTTCAAACTCAATCCACGCATTTTTCATCTTAGCAAGTGATATTACTGTAAAAACACTGTAACGCTTAAGGGATACACTTCCCATGCTTTTCATTGGCATCTCAACAGGTTCTGGCTGCATgggatttacatgttttatttttttttgtgcttacacATTGCACGTAATTGCAGAATTGCAATTATCTCAGGGATCACCTCAATATTCCCAAAGACTCCCCTTTttcctgcagttacccagtgtgcCTTCTTCCCATAACCAGCTGTGTTGTGATCGGTACCCCATAATGTAAGGAATcctaatgaaaaacattttttctttgtatttgtgcTGCTTGTCTTTGTACTCGGGCCCTTTCTTACCTATGATTGTATTAGGACTTAAAATGCCGAATAGGTGAAGTCCTGAAAGGCTTCTTCGATCGGAATTTCCATTTCGGCAGAAGGTCCTTTCGGCAGCGTCAGATTGGCTGACAGCTTAGTAAACTCCTCTTCAAAATAGGTGACATCCTCCGGTCCGTCGAGGCTGGGTATGAACGGAGCCGTCGCCTTCCTTTCCAGTATGTCATCCCAGACTATGTTCTGCAACATATGCACCATAAAAATGCTGATTATTAGAGGTTCTTCAGAAAGCTGAGGATATGAGAGGACTGTACCTCGCAGATAGTATCCGAGGGTATAGCCAGAAGATCTTAGAATGATTATGATAATACAGACAGAGGACTTACGTTAAAGAAGGGATGTTCGGCTACATCAGCTGCATCTCCTTCGGTAGAACCCAGTCGCTCCTCGGGATTCTTGTTCAAGAGCTACAAGAACAGAAAATGGCAGTTACACGTACAGAAGCATGGGGGACCCCAGGAGATTGAGAAAGTGGTTGCTGAGCTAAAGAGCTGACTGCAACCAACTGATAGCTCAGCGCTACTTACCTCTGATATGAAGCTCACTGCTACTGGTTCCAGCGACTCTGGGAAGTGCGGTTCCGCCTCCTCGATATATTCACATAAGCAGCTGTTGTTATGTCCATCGAAGGGTCTCTGTAATGTTTAATAAGAATATATTGGGGGACCAGGTGTATTATAAAGAGTGCTTTATGAGGTTAGATAAATAACAATATGTGTATGTCACTTCCTCTTATAACTGGTCAGTGGCAGTTTGCGCTTACCTTCCCGAGGAGCATTTCGTACGTGATGACTCCGAGAGCCCACCAGTCGACGGCTCTTGTGTACTCCTTTTTCCCCACAACCTCTGGTGCCATATAAGCTGGAGACCCAACCATGCTGTTTGTTCGGTCTCCATATCCAATTCCTTCAAAAAGTCAAATTGTTAGTGATTTTTATTGAGGCATTTATGCCAGAGTAAACCCAAAATGAGCCCCCTTTGTGCTCGATAATAATACAAGGAGCCCCTTACCGTCTTGCCCAGGCCAAAATCGGCGATCTTTAAATAGCCGTCCTTATCCATAAGGAGATTTCctggctttaaatctctgcattGAAACAAAAGGGAACTATTATAatgacacattaaaactgctgtgACATAGCATTGGAGTCATAAGCCAAGCTTAAAAATGCTGCCTCCTATTTCCTTCCCTTAGACTTCCAAGAAGTAACTTTGAACCTGTAGCTGCACTGCTGCTAACTTGCAGCCGGTATTAAACTCCAGGTTGTACTCACCACTAAGGTACCTAGCCCCTTATATACTCTTACCTGTGAACAACATCCTTCATGTGGATCGCCTCCAGGCCTAGGAGTATACAGGCAGCGTAGAACCTGCAAGGATAAGGAAAATACTTCTTGATCACTATATGGTGCCTTCATAAAGGAATGTTAATATTTAGTGTAGCATAACTGCCAGTTCTCTCATCCTCCCCTGCTCTTCAGTCTCCTGTAACTCATCGGCTGTATGTACAAAATCCCAAATAGTCACCTAATTTATACTTACTTAGCTCTCTCTAGGTCGAAGTGCCCACAGATCTTCAGATGGGTTCTCAGACTTCCTCCTGCAACAAACtccaagacaaaaaaaagatggtATTTGGTGGTAAATGTGGCGTATAAATCCACTATGAAGTTGTCTGGGTTCACCGTCTGCCCGATTTCCTTTTCGGCTAAAATGCTGAAAGATAAAAGAGGAAATAAGTCCAGCATAGAgttaaatataatgtaacaagAGCAACTGGGTGAAAGGAAGGCAAATGAAAAGTTTATAAAAAGGGATCTCANNNNNNNNNNNNNNNNNNNNNNNNNNNNNNNNNNNNNNNNNNNNNNNNNNNNNNNNNNNNNNNNNNNNNNNNNNNNNNNNNNNNNNNNNNNNNNNNNNNNNNNNNNNNNNNNNNNNNNNNNNNNNNNNNNNNNNNNNNNNNNNNNNNNNNNNNNNNNNNNNNNNNNNNNNNNNNNNNNNNNNNNNNNNNNNNNNNNNNNNNNNNNNNNNNNNNNNNNNNNNNNNNNNNNNNNNNNNNNNNNNNNNNNNNNNNNNNNNNNNNNNNNNNNNNNNNNNNNNNNNNNNNNNNNNNNNNNNNNNNNNNNNNNNNNNNNNNNNNNNNNNNNNNNNNNNNNNNNNNNNNNNNNNNNNNNNNNNNNNNNNNNNNNNNNNNNNNNNNNNNNNNNNNNNNNNNNNNNNNNNNNNNNNNNNNNNNNNNNNNNNNNNNNNNNNNNNNNNNNNNNNNNNNNNNNNNNNNNNNNNNNNNNNNNNNNNNNNNNNNNNNNNNNNNNNNNNNNNNNNNNNNNNNNNNNNNNNNNNNNNNNNNNNNNNNNNNNNNNNNNNNNNNNNNNNNNNNNNNNNNNNNNNNNNNNNNNNNNNNNNNNNNNNNNNNNNNNNNNNNNNNNNNNNNNNNNNNNNNNNNNNNNNNNNNNNNNNNNNNNNNNNNNNNNNNNNNNNNNNNNNNNNNNNNNNNNNNNNNNNNNNNNNNNNNNNNNNNNNNNNNNNNNNNNNNNNNNNNNNNNNNNNNNNNNNNNNNNNNNNNNNNNNNNNNNNNNNNNNNNNNNNNNNNNNNNNNNNNNNNNNNNNNNNNNNNNNNNNNNNNNNNNNNNNNNNNNNNNNNNNNNNNNNNNNNNNNNNNNNNNNNNNNNNNNNNNNNNNNNNNNNNNNNNNNNNNNNNNNNNNNNNNNNNNNNNNNNNNNNNNNNNNNNNNNNNNNNNNNNNNNNNNNNNNNNNNNNNNNNNNNNNN from Xenopus tropicalis strain Nigerian chromosome 8, UCB_Xtro_10.0, whole genome shotgun sequence encodes:
- the LOC116406960 gene encoding RAC-alpha serine/threonine-protein kinase-like; amino-acid sequence: MVGSPAYMAPEVVGKKEYTRAVDWWALGVITYEMLLGKRPFDGHNNSCLCEYIEEAEPHFPESLEPVAVSFISELLNKNPEERLGSTEGDAADVAEHPFFNNIVWDDILERKATAPFIPSLDGPEDVTYFEEEFTKLSANLTLPKGPSAEMEIPIEEAFQDFTYSAF